TCATGATCGTCCACATCAGAATTTGGATGAAACGCTCGTTCATAATCATGAAAAAATAAATCCAAGTCCTAAGGATTCCTCGAAAAAAGGGAATAATAAGACTAAACGCAAAAAGTGGCCAATTATTTTAATTTCTACGTTTATTATTCTGGCTATCCTTGGTATTTTTACCGTAACAGTCTTGCCAAGTCTGCTCGAACCAAATGATGTTAAGGTTCCGGATGTAAGCGGAAAAAATTTGGATGATGCAGTAGCACAGCTTGTTTCGAAGGGATTTGTCATCGGAGATACAAATGAAATATCAGACGATGAGGTTAAAAAAGGTAAAATCATTAGAACAGATCCAGAAGCCGGAACAACTGCTAAAGAAGGCGCCAAAATTGATATTTATAAAAGTTCAGGAAAAGAGAAGACTGTGCTTTCAGATTATGTTGGGCGGCAATATGATGTTGTTCTAAGTTTGTTGGAAGGTAAAAACTTTCAAGATATAAAGAAAAATGAAGTTCATGATGACAGTGAACCAGGAACAATCATTGAGCAAAATCCTCCAGCAGGTGACAAGGTCACACCAGAAAATACAACTTTGGAATTTAAAGTAAGTATGGGCCCTGAGAAAATTACTTTAAAAAACTTAACAGAGTATAGTGAGAAAGCTGCCCAAGACTACGCTGAAACAGCAGGTCTATTAATTGATACAACCCAGCAGAAATATGATGATACAATTCCAGTAGGAATGGTCATTTCTCAATCACCAATCGCAGGAACTGAGATGCATAAAGGTGATAAAATAACAGTTGTTATTTCGAAAGGGAAGGAAGAAAAACCGCCTAAAAAGATTGTTAAAGAAGTTACTATTCCATATGATCCAGCAACACCAGGGCAGCCACAGGAAGTGCAAATTTACATTGAAGATATGAATCACAGCATGACAGAACCAGCTGAAACCATTTATATTACTCAAACAATCAAAAAACAGATTGAGGTAACAATTCAGGATGGTCAAAAAGCAGAATTTAAAGTTATCCGAGATAGCAATGTTATTGATGATGAAGTAGTAGATTACAATGAATAAGAATAAGTCAACCGGGCAAGGAGTGTAGCTATGCCTGAAGGAAAAATTGTTAAAGCATTGAGTGGATTTTATTATGTACTTAATGAAAATGGACTTGTTCAATGCCGTGCTCGTGGTATTTTTAGAAAAAATAATGTTTCACCCCTTGTAGGGGATGAGGTCGTTTATCAAGCCGAAAATGATAAGGAAGGCTATGTTCTAGAGATTAAGGATCGGAAAAATGAATTAGCAAGACCACCGATCGCTAACGTTGATCAAGCTATCCTTGTCTTTTCTGCTGTTGAACCAGACTTTAGTACTGTTCTATTAGACCGCTTTCTAGTATTGGTGGAATTTAATCATATTCACCCATTAATTTGTATTACAAAGATCGATTTAATTACAAATGAGCAGCATAATGCGATTGAACTGTATGCGCAAGCATATAGGACAGCAGGATATGAGGTAATCCTTACCTCTTCGGAAAAGGAAACAGGGATGCAATTGCTAAGTCCACATCTAGAAAATAAGATTTCTGTTTTTGCAGGACAATCAGGGGTAGGGAAGTCTTCCTTGTTGAATACCTTAAAACCTGATCTTGAATTGAAAACTAATGATATTTCAACACATCTAGGTAGAGGAAAACATACTACACGACATGTAGAATTGATCAAGGTAGGAAATGGGCTTGTTGCAGATACACCGGGTTTTAGTAGCTTAGAATTTACAAATATTGAGGCAGAAGATCTAACTTTCTGTTTTCCAGAATTGCACAAGGCAAGTGAAAACTGTAAGTATAGAGGCTGCCTCCATCTTAAAGAACCAAAATGTGGTGTTAAATTAGCAGTGGAATCAGGAGAAATCCCCCACTATCGATATGATCACTATCTTGATTTTTTACAGGAAATAAAAGAAAGAAAGCCGAGGTATTAGACATGGTGAAAATAGCCCCTTCGATATTATCTGCCGATTTCTCAAAACTGGCGGAAGAAATTATAGAGGTAGAAACAGGGGGTGCCGATTATATCCACGTAGATGTAATGGATGGCCACTTTGTTCCAAATATTACGATTGGGCCATTGGTTGTTAAAGCGATTCGGCCAATTACAAAGCTACCGCTTGATGTTCACTTAATGATTGAAAATCCTGATCAATACATCCAAGCTTTTGCCGAAGCGGGTGCGGATTATATTACAGTTCACGTCGAAGCATGTATTCACCTTCATCGAACAATTCACTATATTAAATCGTTCGGAGTTAAGGCAGGAGTCGTGTTAAACCCTGCAACACCAATTGAAACGATCCAGCATATTATTGGGGATATTGATATGGTATTACTAATGTCAGTAAATCCAGGATTTGGTGGTCAATCGTTTATTCCAGAAGTTTTACCAAAAATTAGGGCAGTAAAGAAAATGGCACTTGAAAAAGGGCTTACAATAGAAATTGAAGTTGATGGTGGCGTAAATAGTGAAACAGCAAAGCAATGCATTGAAGCTGGTGCAACTGTTCTTGTTGCAGGATCTGCAATTTATAATGAAAAAGATAGGGCAAAAGCCATATCGTTAATAAGAGGAGAATAAAAGAAAGCCGGCTTTTTTTTAGTAGTTCCGTTTTTGGGGAGAAACATTTCACATAACGTTCTTTGAAACTTGTCTATTGATTTCCGCTCCAGGTACTCGCTTTCCGCGGGGCGGGCGGTGAGCCTCCTCGGTGCTTAAGCGCCTGCGGGGTCTCACCTGTCCCGCTGCTCCCGCAGGAGTCGAGCACCTTCCGCTCTAATCAACATGGTGCAAAATCAATAGTGTGCTTTAACATAGTCAATGTAAAAAAGACGGCTTAAAATCAGCATTTGAATTTTAGGGCCGTCTTTTTTAATACAGCTGTATATCCTTATTAAAATAAGGAAAATTTTTCAGTGCCTTTCTTAAGTCCTGCGGGGTCTCCACGAATGTCATTAACCTATATTACAGTAAATAACACTTTTTACATTATTCTTCTTTGAGGATTTATTTATAAACGTAAATTTAGAAATTTACCCTAAAATAGACTATAGAATACCCAGGAGATGGAAGATTTCAAAAAGTTTATATTACCCTAGCTAATCGTGCACCTGATCGACGAGAGTATGAATGATTCACGAAGGCTTCTTATTAAAACGTCTTATGGAATAATACGGGTGGTAAAGGCCCAAAATCGATAATTGGTAGAGAAAAAAGTCCTTCAAAAATAACAAATGATTCTGAAAAATACCATTTTTAACCGTCTAGTGGAATCAAAGTAGATTAGCAGTTACGAATAGATCTTAATCGTTCCCGTGACAGAGAATATCTATTCTTTTTTTAGCTAATCAGAATTTATATCAATAAATTCTGCTAGCGCATAAGGGCAACTACGCCCCTGTCATCACCATTAGGGGCTTGCCAATCGGCGAGTTTTCTTTATATTTATAAAGGATTTTTTCAGATTTTTCTACTTTAACTACCTGAGTTGATTGGAGCGGAGGGCACTTGACTCCTGCGGGAATAGAGGGAATGGGAGACCCCACAGGCGGTACGCCGAGGAGGCTCCCATCCCTCCCCGCGGAAAGCAAGTGCCCGGAGCGGAGAGCAACGGGCAAAGTTAGGGTCTAAAAACAACCATTAATGCAAAAAGAGCCTTTAAAAAAATTGAAATAACCCAAGCTTTTTTCCGTGTTAACTAATATGCTAATTCAATTGTGATTTGGACAATTTTTAAGTTTTTTTCCACGTTATCGGAACTACTTAGGCTTTTTTGCTGGCTTTTTCCTATATTCAAGCGGAGGTAAATTTTAATGATCATTAATATATTGGCTGGTGGTCCGATAGACCTTGTTCCAGATTTAACAGATTTTATCCAAGAGAACTGCATTTGGGTTGGTGTCGACCGTGGAGTATTTTTTCTGCTTGAAAGAAAGATAAATCCTGATATTGCTTTTGGAGATTTTGATTCTGTTTCCCCAGAAGAAATGGTAGAAATAGAAAAACATGTTGATCATCTTAATAAATTTAAACCTGAAAAAGATGAAACGGATTTGGAACTTGCTTTGAATTGGGCATTGGAACAAAACCCAACAGAGATCCGTTTATTCGGAGCAAGTGGTGGGAGGCTAGACCATTTTTTTGCAAATGTCCAATTATTGATCAAGCCAGTATTGGCTAACAATTTAACAACTATTTATTTAATCGATCAGAAAAATAGTGTATCTGTGAAAAGCGCAGGAAAACACACCATTTCAAAAGATGTAACTAAAAAATATATTTCTTTCGTGCCTGTTACTTTAAATGTCACAAATCTCACCTTAAAAGGCTTTAAATATCCTCTAAACAATTGTCATATTCCACTCGGTTCAACACTATGTATTAGTAATGAACTTCTTGGTGATGATGGTACTTTTTCTTTTTCTGAAGGCATATTAATAGTGGTAAGGAGTCAAGATTAATGCTTTTGGCTTTTTCAGTACTTATTTCTTTCATTTGAATATGATGATAAGGCAAAAAAAGTGAAACTGTACAAGATGGTGAGGAGGGACCATATGAAATTTTATACTATTAAGTTGCCAAGGTTTTTAGGTGGAATTGTAAGGGCTATGATTGGGGTATTTAAGAAAAACGAATAGAAGGTATTCAAACTTCGTTAAGCAGACAGATAACCAACTATCAAAAGCCGCACCCATTATGGGTGCTTTTTGTATCTTATTATTGAAAAAAGAAAGGACATCCTATAAATAGGATGTCCAATCAATTATTAAACGCGTTCTACTTTACCTGATCTTAGCGCTCTTGTAGAAACCCAAACACGCTTAGGCTTTCCGTCAACAAGAATGCGAACTTTTTGAAGATTAGCACCCCATGTACGCTTGTTAGCGTTCAAAGCGTGAGAACGTGAGTTACCAGTTGTTGTTTTCTTACCAGTTACAACACATTTACGTGGCATAATGATTCCCTCCTTAACTACCAAAAGCTTTCATGCTTTTATATACGATCTTTCATGTGCTTCTATCTGGAAAAAGAAAAGATGACACAGCCAAATTTTCTGACCAAAAGATACCTTAATAATTTATCATACAACGATTGGGATTGCAATAGTTGAACGATATGCTTTCAAGAAAAAAACCTTGACATTCTTTTTTAGCAAAGGACTCTTTAATAAGAATAACTTTTAATATTTAATTGACTATAGTAAAATGACTGTAGTTAAATAGCATTTTCCAAAGGGGGAACGATTCATGTCCATTGAATTAAAAACTAAGTTGGGACAAATTGATATTTCAAATGAAGTAATCGCTACCATTTCTGGAGGAGCAGCAATCGATTGTTATGGAATCATCGGAATGGCCTCTAAAAGTCAATTAAAAGACGGCCTAACGGAAATTTTGCGAAGAGAAAACTTTACTCGTGGCGTTATTGTCAGGCAGGAAAATGAAGAAGTACATATTGACATGTATATTATCGTAAGCTATGGAACGAAAATTTCTGAAGTTGCTCATAATGTGCAATCAAAAGTTAAATATACACTTGAAAAAACAGTTGGACTTACCGTTGACTCGGTAAATATTTATGTTCAGGGTGTTCGCGTTACGAATCCATAAAGGTGTAACGAACCCCTGTGAGGAGGAAACTTTTGTGTCTATAACAACCTTAGATGGAAAACGTTTTGCAGAAATGGTGATCCAAGGAGCCAATCATTTAGCTGTAAATGCAAAAATGGTGGATGCACTAAACGTTTTTCCTGTGCCAGATGGAGATACTGGAACAAATATGAATTTATCGATGACATCTGGTGCAAAGGAAGTAAAGAACAATGTTCAAGATCATATCGGTAAAGTTGGGGTGCACCTGTCGAAAGGATTGCTTATGGGTGCTCGTGGAAATTCTGGTGTTATCCTATCACAGTTATTCCGTGGTTTCGCAAAAACAATAGAGCATAAAGCAGTAATTTCGGGAAGTGAATTTGCCGAAGCACTAGAATCTGGCGTTGAAACAGCCTATAAAGCCGTTATGAAACCAGTAGAAGGTACTATTCTGACAGTTGCTAAGGATGCAGCCAAGAAAGGTGTTCTAGCTTCCCAAAAGACAGAAAATATCATCACAATAATGGAGGAAGTTTTAACCGAAGCAAAAGCATCTCTTAAACGGACTCCAGATCTTTTACCAGTTCTAAAAGAAGTAGGGGTCGTCGACAGTGGCGGACAAGGACTTGTTTTCGTTTATGAAGGCTTTCTTGCTGAATTAAAAGGAGAACTACTTCCTAATTCACCATCAACCATCCCCACTTTGGATGAATTGGTAAATGCTGAACATCACAAAAGTGTTCAAAGCCATATGAATACAGAAGATATTGAATTTGGATATTGTACAGAATTCATGGTGAAATTTGAACAGGAAAAACTAGCTATCCATCCTTTTACTGAAGATGTCTTTCGTACGGATCTAAGTCAGTATGGTGATTCCTTACTTGTTATATCTGACATGGATCTTGCAAAGGTGCATATACACTCCGAACAGCCAGGAATGGTTCTTGGTTATGGTCAGAGATATGGAAGCTTAATTAATATCAAAATTGAAAACATGCGACAGCAACATTCAAACATTGTGGGAGAAACACATACCCCGCTTGTTTCGGACAAGCCTGAACCAAAAAAAGAAATGCAGGAATACGGAATTGTTACTGTTTCAATGGGAGCGGGTATTGCAGATTTATTCCGTAGTATAGGAGCTCATGCCGTCATTGAAGGTGGCCAAACCATGAATCCAAGTACGGAAGATATTGTGAAAGCCATTAAAGAAGTAAATGCAAAGAAAACATTTATTTTACCTAATAATAAAAATATTATTATGGCTGCCGAACAGGCTGCACAAGTTGTGGATAAAGAGGTTTATGTGATTCCGTCTAAAACAGTGCCACAAGGTTTATCTGCCCTTCTAGGGTTTAATTACGGGGCTACGGCAAATGCGAATGAAACTTCTATGAACGAAGCCTTAAAGCATGTAAAATCAGGGCAAATTACTTTTGCTGTACGTGATACACATATTGATGGTCTTGAAATTGAAAAAGATGATTTCATGGGAATTTCAGAAGGCAAAATTATTGTGAAAAATAAAGATAAGGTTAAAGCATCTATTGACCTACTTACTGAGATGATCGATGATGATTCAGAAATTCTAACCATTTTACAAGGTGAAGGTGTAACAGAAGCTGAGTTAAATCATCTTGTTGATTATATCGGAGACAACTTTGATCATGTCGAAGTGGAAGTTCATAACGGGCAACAGCCGCTTTACTCATTTATTTTTGCGATTGAATAAGAAAAATGGTTCATTAAAGAATTTGGCTGAGTTTAACACTAGACCAATAGTAGATTGAACGGATAAAATAGGAGGGGAAAACCCTTCTTTTTTTCGGCCTACATAATAGTAACCGTTGTCATTTAATGAATTTAAAATAGTGTAAAAAGTTAAAGAATGGTAAAGGGAGAGATAGTAGTGAAATATAAAAGTGTATTTGACATTATTGGACCGGTAATGATTGGTCCATCAAGTTCCCATACTGCTGGGGCTGCAAGAATAGGCCGGGTTGCAAGAAGCTTATTTGGTAGGGAACCAAAATGGGCTAATATTTCGTTTTATGGATCTTTTGCACAAACATATAAAGGACATGGAACGGATGTTGCGATTGTTGCCGGTATTTTAGATTTTGATACAGATGATGAAAGACTTATAAAAGCTGTGGACATTGCGGAGAATCGAGGAATAAAGCTTACTTTTATTGAAGAAGATGCAGTTACAGATCACCCAAATACAGCCAGAGTTATCATTGGTGATGAGAATGGAGAATTAGACTTAGTTGGAATTTCAATTGGCGGCGGAAAAATCGAAATCATTGAACTTAACGGCTTCGAACTTAAGCTTTCCGGTAACCATCCTGCGGTATTAGTCATTCACAACGATCAATTTGGTGCGATCGCAGGAGTTGCAAATGTTTTTGCACAAAATGAAATAAATATAGGTCATATGGATGATTCCAGGAAAGAAAAAGGGAAGCTTGCTCTCATGACAATTGAAGTGGACCAAAATATCAGTAACAATGTTCTCCATGATATTGAAAAACTTCCTTATGTTTTAAAAGTGACAAAAATAGTGGACTAGAAAATAAAAGTACCCGTTTAGCAAAGTACGACCAATCAAAAAGTAATGACTTGCTCAAAAGTCCAAATCAATATACTGATATCAACAAGGGGGATATTTTATGTTTCGTAATGTAGCTGAATTAGTTGAACTTGCCACCACTCAAAATAAGAAAATTTCTGAAATCATGATTGAGCAGGAAGTGAGCATAACAGGACGTTCTAGAGAAGAAATTCTCGCAAAAATGGATAAAAACCTAAAGGTAATGGAAGAAGCAGTTGAACGAGGGATTAAGGGAGTAAGGTCACATTCGGGATTAACTGGTGGGGATGCAGTCCTGCTTCAAAAATACATTGAAAAAGGCAATTTTTTAACTGGGGAAACGGTTCTAGATGCAGTTAGTAAAGCAGTTGCAACAAACGAAGTAAATGCAGCAATGGGAACAATTTGTGCTACACCAACCGCGGGTTCCGCTGGAGTGGTACCAGGTACCCTGTTTGCAGTACAAAAAAAGCTTAAACCAACAAGAAATGAAATGATTTCTTTTCTGTTTACATCTGGCGCTTTTGGGTTTGTTGTAGCAAATAATGCTTTTATTTCCGGTGCGGCTGGTGGATGTCAAGCAGAAGTTGGCTCAGCATCAGGTATGGCTGCAGCAGCCATCGTTGAAATGGCCGGCGGAACACCTGCCCAATGTGCTGAGGCGATGGCTATTACGCTTAAAAATATGCTAGGACTAGTGTGTGACCCAGTTGCGGGGCTTGTTGAAGTTCCATGTGTCAAAAGAAATGCAATGGGGGCTGCCAACGCAATGGTTGCTGCTGATATGGCATTGGCTGGAATAACCAGCAAGATACCATGTGATGAGGTAATTGAGGCAATGTTTAAAATAGGTCAATCAATGCCGACTGCACTAAAAGAAACAGCACAAGGAGGGTTGGCGGCAACTCCGACAGGTCGTGAACTTGAAGCGAAGATCTTTGGAATTGCACGCAATTAATGTGGAACAGAATCTTAATCAATCAGTAATTGCTTTAAAAGGGATTGGTGAAGAAACTAGAATAGCACTTGAGGATATGAAAATATTCACAATCCACGATTTAATCGAGTATTTTCCTTATCGGTATGAGGACTATCGACTTCGTGATTTAGCAGAAGTAAAGCATGAAGAGAAAGTGACGCTTGAAGGGAAGGTTCATAGTGAGCCTTCTCTTGTCTATTATGGGAAAAAGAAGTCTAGGCTTACCTTTCGCCTTTTAGTTGAACGATATCTTATTCAGGTTGTTTTCTTTAACCAGCCGTATTTAAAAAATAAAATAATTATGAATGAAACCATTACCATTACGGGTAAGTGGGATCAACACCGGCAGACTATTTCAGCTAATGAATTTCATAATGGGGCCCAAGTACAAAATAATAATTTTGAACCAGTCTACACCTTAAAGGGTAGTCTAACGATGAAAGGAATCCGAAAATTCATTAGCTTGGCTTTTCATCAATGTGGACATTTAATTGAAGAGACATTTCCTGAATCACTGATTAAAAAATATAAACTATTAAATCGTCGGGATGCAGTGCGAGCCATGCATTTTCCT
The Neobacillus sp. PS3-40 genome window above contains:
- the pknB gene encoding Stk1 family PASTA domain-containing Ser/Thr kinase, producing MMIGKRINGRYKILDMIGGGGMANVYLAHDMILDRDVAVKMLRLDLTNDEEFIRRFHREAQSATSLTHPNIVNIYDVGEENDLYYIVMEYVNGQTLKQYIQQYSPLRVEETIGIMRQLTSAIANAHQNSIIHRDIKPHNILMDLNGKVKITDFGIAMALSATSITQTNSVLGSVHYLSPEQARGGMANKKSDIYSLGIVMFELLTGRLPFSGESAVSIALKHLQSETPSVRRWNQSIPQSVENIVLKATAKDPFHRYNSVEEMEEDLRTALSPERLHEPKFVIPIDYEATKAIPVITHDRPHQNLDETLVHNHEKINPSPKDSSKKGNNKTKRKKWPIILISTFIILAILGIFTVTVLPSLLEPNDVKVPDVSGKNLDDAVAQLVSKGFVIGDTNEISDDEVKKGKIIRTDPEAGTTAKEGAKIDIYKSSGKEKTVLSDYVGRQYDVVLSLLEGKNFQDIKKNEVHDDSEPGTIIEQNPPAGDKVTPENTTLEFKVSMGPEKITLKNLTEYSEKAAQDYAETAGLLIDTTQQKYDDTIPVGMVISQSPIAGTEMHKGDKITVVISKGKEEKPPKKIVKEVTIPYDPATPGQPQEVQIYIEDMNHSMTEPAETIYITQTIKKQIEVTIQDGQKAEFKVIRDSNVIDDEVVDYNE
- the rsgA gene encoding ribosome small subunit-dependent GTPase A — its product is MPEGKIVKALSGFYYVLNENGLVQCRARGIFRKNNVSPLVGDEVVYQAENDKEGYVLEIKDRKNELARPPIANVDQAILVFSAVEPDFSTVLLDRFLVLVEFNHIHPLICITKIDLITNEQHNAIELYAQAYRTAGYEVILTSSEKETGMQLLSPHLENKISVFAGQSGVGKSSLLNTLKPDLELKTNDISTHLGRGKHTTRHVELIKVGNGLVADTPGFSSLEFTNIEAEDLTFCFPELHKASENCKYRGCLHLKEPKCGVKLAVESGEIPHYRYDHYLDFLQEIKERKPRY
- the rpe gene encoding ribulose-phosphate 3-epimerase → MVKIAPSILSADFSKLAEEIIEVETGGADYIHVDVMDGHFVPNITIGPLVVKAIRPITKLPLDVHLMIENPDQYIQAFAEAGADYITVHVEACIHLHRTIHYIKSFGVKAGVVLNPATPIETIQHIIGDIDMVLLMSVNPGFGGQSFIPEVLPKIRAVKKMALEKGLTIEIEVDGGVNSETAKQCIEAGATVLVAGSAIYNEKDRAKAISLIRGE
- a CDS encoding thiamine diphosphokinase → MIINILAGGPIDLVPDLTDFIQENCIWVGVDRGVFFLLERKINPDIAFGDFDSVSPEEMVEIEKHVDHLNKFKPEKDETDLELALNWALEQNPTEIRLFGASGGRLDHFFANVQLLIKPVLANNLTTIYLIDQKNSVSVKSAGKHTISKDVTKKYISFVPVTLNVTNLTLKGFKYPLNNCHIPLGSTLCISNELLGDDGTFSFSEGILIVVRSQD
- the spoVM gene encoding stage V sporulation protein SpoVM, with translation MKFYTIKLPRFLGGIVRAMIGVFKKNE
- the rpmB gene encoding 50S ribosomal protein L28; amino-acid sequence: MPRKCVVTGKKTTTGNSRSHALNANKRTWGANLQKVRILVDGKPKRVWVSTRALRSGKVERV
- a CDS encoding Asp23/Gls24 family envelope stress response protein, with translation MSIELKTKLGQIDISNEVIATISGGAAIDCYGIIGMASKSQLKDGLTEILRRENFTRGVIVRQENEEVHIDMYIIVSYGTKISEVAHNVQSKVKYTLEKTVGLTVDSVNIYVQGVRVTNP
- a CDS encoding DAK2 domain-containing protein, coding for MSITTLDGKRFAEMVIQGANHLAVNAKMVDALNVFPVPDGDTGTNMNLSMTSGAKEVKNNVQDHIGKVGVHLSKGLLMGARGNSGVILSQLFRGFAKTIEHKAVISGSEFAEALESGVETAYKAVMKPVEGTILTVAKDAAKKGVLASQKTENIITIMEEVLTEAKASLKRTPDLLPVLKEVGVVDSGGQGLVFVYEGFLAELKGELLPNSPSTIPTLDELVNAEHHKSVQSHMNTEDIEFGYCTEFMVKFEQEKLAIHPFTEDVFRTDLSQYGDSLLVISDMDLAKVHIHSEQPGMVLGYGQRYGSLINIKIENMRQQHSNIVGETHTPLVSDKPEPKKEMQEYGIVTVSMGAGIADLFRSIGAHAVIEGGQTMNPSTEDIVKAIKEVNAKKTFILPNNKNIIMAAEQAAQVVDKEVYVIPSKTVPQGLSALLGFNYGATANANETSMNEALKHVKSGQITFAVRDTHIDGLEIEKDDFMGISEGKIIVKNKDKVKASIDLLTEMIDDDSEILTILQGEGVTEAELNHLVDYIGDNFDHVEVEVHNGQQPLYSFIFAIE
- the sdaAB gene encoding L-serine ammonia-lyase, iron-sulfur-dependent subunit beta, whose protein sequence is MKYKSVFDIIGPVMIGPSSSHTAGAARIGRVARSLFGREPKWANISFYGSFAQTYKGHGTDVAIVAGILDFDTDDERLIKAVDIAENRGIKLTFIEEDAVTDHPNTARVIIGDENGELDLVGISIGGGKIEIIELNGFELKLSGNHPAVLVIHNDQFGAIAGVANVFAQNEINIGHMDDSRKEKGKLALMTIEVDQNISNNVLHDIEKLPYVLKVTKIVD
- the sdaAA gene encoding L-serine ammonia-lyase, iron-sulfur-dependent, subunit alpha; this encodes MFRNVAELVELATTQNKKISEIMIEQEVSITGRSREEILAKMDKNLKVMEEAVERGIKGVRSHSGLTGGDAVLLQKYIEKGNFLTGETVLDAVSKAVATNEVNAAMGTICATPTAGSAGVVPGTLFAVQKKLKPTRNEMISFLFTSGAFGFVVANNAFISGAAGGCQAEVGSASGMAAAAIVEMAGGTPAQCAEAMAITLKNMLGLVCDPVAGLVEVPCVKRNAMGAANAMVAADMALAGITSKIPCDEVIEAMFKIGQSMPTALKETAQGGLAATPTGRELEAKIFGIARN